A single genomic interval of Rhododendron vialii isolate Sample 1 chromosome 3a, ASM3025357v1 harbors:
- the LOC131320399 gene encoding uncharacterized protein LOC131320399, with translation MAQEKTTTSEAMLLEKLEWCMEDFKRCSEWCNEDFNRRSEFILKIFEPSSSPSPDYSSSSLAPSPDYSSSSLDLRLELVSASEASFSIPRTVFNILVPIVVPVILYPLITYIFKHSMLILQVAFDRDTDKIQQDLALIDTRSRGGFSIPGEKLHFLDIISCIHGYQGYCFAAYSNVSKTPFFSHPMFFHAILV, from the exons ATGGCGCAAGAGAAGACTACGACATCTGAGGCCATGTTGTTGGAGAAGCTAGAATGGTGCATGGAAGATTTCAAGCGCTGTTCAGAATGGTGCAACGAAGATTTCAACCGCCGTTCAGAATTTATTCTGAAAATCTTCGAACCTAGTTCTTCGCCGTCGCCTGATTATTCTTCATCGTCGTTGGCGCCGTCGCCAGATTATTCTTCATCCTCGTTGGATCTGCGGCTTGAGCTTGTATCGGCTTCGGAGGCTTCTTTTTCTATACCTCGCACCGTTTTTAACATTCTTGTGCCGATTGTGGTGCCGGTGATCCTCTACCCACTTATTACCTACATCTTCAAACATTCTATGCTCATTCTTCAG GTTGCTTTCGATCGTGATACCGACAAAATCCAACAAGATCTCGCCTTGATCGATACGAGATCACGGGGAGGATTCTCTATTCCAGGCGAAAAGTTGCATTTCCTTG ACATAATTTCTTGCATACACGGTTATCAGGGTTATTGTTTTGCTGCCTACTCGAATGTAAGTAAAACTCCTTTCTTCTCTCATCCTATGTTTTTTCATGCTATCTTGGTATAA